A single genomic interval of Staphylococcus hyicus harbors:
- a CDS encoding coagulase domain-containing protein, with protein sequence MKKKLLVLSASAILASNFIFDNNASALVKETKHKSEALKMGWNGYSQFSKKQYEDDFKDLTHRISLNEHGGFDEIEYKEAYQKYQDVFLGELDAFNQLILKLDSNEEGMTSQKYNIIREKLKQNKIEFITKVKEIESTKKDLKRFKEGDDDFYKAIDKVYELEDKVFMVMSSFSSRKNSDALDELYNKLFLIVGTTPEERLDKLPKNQRMLGEMCENLETIIDDFFKEIGYERPKDIVPLTDDNKDDFEARKKLREAALKANTDESFRDPNVKVRAEKAKAKLSEMTKKSSEAKAKAKAEAERKSKAASMPLKSYRNDPEAFPHKQLRNELSIKFPESSPQLPIYTVATESQPQPVLKQQTKEEKVDVLKSKRPETTLNGLNGESHFVTMDESSNASTQFGSNGHVFEYSFDSTPKTTNVAKQNVKQENYNSVNNLAGMSGESQHVDFTQDSNPSTTYGGYGNAFDFTEDTAPKQPETITESHEIVLDYQTHATMSGFKTGVSTEAYYSSNELTK encoded by the coding sequence ATGAAAAAGAAATTATTAGTATTATCAGCAAGCGCTATTTTAGCGTCAAACTTTATATTTGATAACAATGCAAGTGCGTTAGTAAAAGAAACTAAGCATAAATCTGAAGCTTTAAAAATGGGATGGAATGGATATAGTCAGTTTAGTAAAAAGCAGTACGAGGATGATTTTAAAGATTTAACGCATAGAATATCATTGAATGAGCATGGCGGTTTTGATGAAATAGAGTATAAAGAGGCATATCAAAAATATCAAGATGTGTTTCTAGGAGAATTAGATGCATTTAATCAACTCATTTTAAAATTAGACTCTAATGAGGAAGGTATGACATCTCAAAAGTATAATATAATTCGTGAAAAATTAAAGCAGAATAAGATTGAGTTTATAACTAAAGTTAAAGAGATTGAAAGCACTAAAAAAGATTTAAAAAGGTTTAAAGAAGGCGACGATGATTTTTATAAAGCTATAGATAAAGTTTATGAATTAGAAGATAAAGTATTTATGGTAATGAGTTCATTTTCCAGTAGGAAAAATAGTGATGCTTTAGATGAGTTATACAATAAATTATTCTTAATCGTCGGTACTACTCCAGAAGAGCGTTTAGATAAACTCCCAAAGAACCAACGTATGTTGGGAGAAATGTGTGAGAACTTAGAAACTATTATTGATGACTTTTTCAAAGAAATAGGTTATGAGAGACCGAAAGATATTGTACCACTTACTGATGATAATAAAGATGATTTTGAAGCACGCAAAAAATTGAGAGAAGCTGCTCTAAAAGCAAATACTGATGAAAGTTTTAGAGACCCTAATGTAAAAGTACGTGCTGAAAAAGCTAAAGCTAAATTATCTGAAATGACTAAAAAATCTAGTGAAGCGAAAGCAAAAGCAAAAGCTGAGGCAGAAAGAAAATCAAAAGCGGCATCTATGCCACTAAAATCATATAGAAATGATCCTGAAGCATTTCCACATAAACAATTAAGAAATGAACTATCAATTAAGTTCCCAGAATCTTCACCACAGCTTCCAATTTATACGGTAGCAACTGAAAGTCAACCACAACCTGTCCTAAAACAACAAACTAAGGAAGAAAAAGTGGATGTACTTAAGAGTAAACGACCAGAGACTACTTTAAATGGTTTAAATGGAGAATCTCATTTTGTAACAATGGATGAAAGTTCGAATGCTTCAACACAATTTGGTAGCAACGGTCATGTATTTGAGTATAGTTTTGACTCAACACCTAAAACGACAAATGTTGCGAAACAAAATGTAAAACAAGAAAACTATAACTCTGTAAATAATTTAGCAGGTATGAGCGGTGAATCGCAGCATGTTGATTTTACACAAGATTCTAACCCTTCAACGACGTATGGTGGATACGGTAATGCTTTTGATTTTACAGAAGATACGGCTCCGAAACAACCAGAAACAATTACAGAATCACATGAGATTGTTCTTGACTATCAAACTCATGCAACAATGTCTGGCTTTAAAACAGGCGTAAGTACGGAAGCGTATTATTCTTCAAATGAACTTACGAAATAA
- the cntK gene encoding histidine racemase CntK yields MKDIVHFSKFNPSGNMTVLVDSDHVESAYVPIANQLMQTSHVCCEQVGFVIRPQSSNGLYGLHMSGNEFCGNATLSMLHYLMERDLVPVGKLSLQVSGVSTPTVCEIHALGDYEATLPAPHAYEWTTLVLGTEKFDVLKITYASYCHFVVPVVTFDEALYRDVETFVTSQTWSKSFKTIGLLLYDAERCQLHPLIYVPELGSIIWEQSCGSGTGSIGVYEALQQPEKCTDSMVHQPGGVLRVCAQMAASPLITIRGHVKTVATGLAYIE; encoded by the coding sequence ATGAAAGATATTGTTCATTTTTCTAAATTTAATCCGTCTGGGAATATGACGGTGTTAGTCGATTCTGATCATGTGGAGAGCGCGTATGTGCCTATTGCAAATCAGTTGATGCAAACGTCACACGTGTGTTGTGAACAGGTGGGTTTTGTGATTCGGCCGCAATCATCGAACGGTTTATATGGGTTACACATGAGTGGTAATGAGTTTTGTGGGAATGCGACGTTATCGATGTTGCATTATTTAATGGAACGTGATCTTGTGCCGGTAGGTAAGCTGTCGTTACAGGTTTCTGGGGTTTCAACACCGACCGTATGCGAAATTCATGCTTTAGGTGATTATGAAGCCACGTTACCCGCACCACATGCATATGAGTGGACAACACTTGTGCTCGGTACGGAAAAGTTTGATGTGTTGAAAATCACGTATGCATCCTACTGTCATTTTGTCGTCCCGGTTGTAACGTTTGATGAAGCTTTATATCGCGATGTTGAAACGTTTGTTACGTCGCAAACTTGGTCTAAGTCGTTTAAAACGATTGGATTGTTGTTATATGACGCAGAGCGGTGCCAGTTGCATCCACTGATTTATGTGCCGGAGCTTGGTAGTATCATTTGGGAGCAAAGTTGTGGTTCTGGTACAGGTTCTATCGGTGTTTATGAAGCGCTACAACAACCGGAAAAGTGTACAGATAGTATGGTACATCAACCAGGGGGCGTCTTACGTGTTTGTGCGCAGATGGCTGCGTCACCACTTATTACGATTAGGGGGCATGTTAAAACAGTTGCAACGGGGTTAGCTTATATAGAATAG
- a CDS encoding YjjG family noncanonical pyrimidine nucleotidase, which yields MGYKVILLDFDDTLVDFHDAEVKAYTYLMDQHKVPESKRDYETFQAINQAHWEAFQRNELTKSEVLSHRFIETFQQYDMSVDGHEADVTFREGLATAKIKWHEGVEEALAYLKSKYTLAIATNGVTHTQKRRIAQTDLMSYVDHLFISDEMGAQKPSRQFFEIVFNTMPHLNANDFIIIGDSLTSDIQGGINGGIDTVWFNHKNVENNTPIMPTYTINTMHEIDQIL from the coding sequence ATGGGTTATAAAGTGATTTTACTTGATTTTGATGATACGTTAGTAGATTTTCATGATGCTGAGGTGAAGGCGTATACATATTTAATGGATCAACATAAGGTGCCGGAATCTAAGCGGGATTATGAGACGTTTCAAGCAATTAATCAAGCGCATTGGGAAGCGTTTCAGCGTAATGAACTTACGAAAAGTGAAGTTCTAAGTCACCGTTTTATTGAAACGTTTCAACAATACGATATGTCGGTCGACGGTCATGAAGCAGATGTGACATTTCGAGAGGGTTTGGCTACGGCCAAGATCAAATGGCATGAGGGTGTTGAAGAGGCCCTTGCGTATTTGAAGTCAAAATATACCCTTGCAATTGCGACGAATGGGGTAACGCACACGCAAAAGCGCCGTATTGCGCAAACGGATTTGATGTCGTACGTTGATCATTTATTTATATCGGATGAAATGGGCGCCCAAAAGCCGAGTCGTCAGTTTTTCGAAATTGTTTTTAACACGATGCCTCACCTTAATGCCAATGACTTCATTATCATAGGAGATTCGCTCACTTCTGATATTCAAGGTGGCATTAACGGGGGGATTGATACGGTGTGGTTTAACCATAAAAACGTAGAAAATAACACGCCCATTATGCCAACATATACCATCAACACGATGCATGAAATTGATCAGATTTTGTAA
- a CDS encoding opine metallophore biosynthesis dehydrogenase yields the protein MLIVGTGPVAVQLGVLFDKYLDAEIAFVSRSHVSARSKQFVEAVAASGYIEAHVQNKQHDTLTGTATPRHVFDAYASVTGTYDYLVLACTADAYVDTLKQLPNAVLEKIKSVLLVSPTLGSNIIVRTQLEPIQPQIDVVSCSTYLGDTRVLDQTKPYRVTTMGLKKHLYLGATADTSELLARLTHMFECIDLPVTVVTNPIEAESRNSSLYVHPALFMNVHALKAIFYGTDVPFYVYKLYPEGPITMDLIHEMRGMWQEITSILKALNVKPLNLLRFMVEENYPLRPETMSKTKIAQFESLPEMEQEYLLYVRYTGILIDPFSTPNAKGFYEDFSAVPFRQIYQNHEGIWEIPRMPHEDYYRTKIIQGLGRALCIETPMIDMLLTRYETMLQNFHEERPHLKKSQQFFPKTFESDMTCIQQGLQTT from the coding sequence ATGCTCATTGTAGGCACAGGTCCTGTGGCGGTGCAACTTGGTGTGCTTTTTGACAAATACCTAGACGCAGAAATTGCGTTTGTCAGTCGCAGTCATGTGTCTGCACGTTCGAAGCAATTTGTCGAAGCAGTCGCGGCCTCAGGATACATCGAAGCACATGTTCAAAATAAGCAACATGACACACTCACAGGGACTGCCACACCGCGTCACGTCTTTGATGCGTATGCCTCGGTAACGGGAACGTATGATTATCTTGTACTTGCATGTACTGCAGATGCTTATGTGGATACGTTAAAACAACTTCCGAATGCCGTGTTAGAAAAGATTAAAAGTGTGTTGCTCGTGTCGCCAACGCTTGGTTCTAACATTATAGTACGTACACAATTAGAGCCGATTCAACCTCAAATTGATGTTGTCAGCTGTTCGACGTATTTAGGTGATACACGTGTCCTCGACCAGACGAAACCCTATCGCGTCACAACGATGGGGCTCAAAAAGCATTTATATTTAGGGGCGACCGCCGACACATCTGAGTTGTTGGCGCGTTTAACACACATGTTTGAATGTATTGATTTACCTGTTACTGTCGTAACCAATCCGATAGAAGCAGAATCGCGCAATAGTTCGTTGTATGTACACCCCGCACTATTTATGAATGTGCATGCTTTAAAGGCCATTTTTTATGGTACAGACGTCCCGTTTTATGTGTATAAATTATATCCTGAAGGTCCGATTACGATGGATTTAATTCACGAAATGAGAGGGATGTGGCAAGAAATTACATCGATTTTAAAGGCGCTAAATGTAAAACCTCTGAACCTACTGCGTTTTATGGTAGAAGAGAATTATCCGTTACGCCCTGAGACGATGTCTAAAACAAAAATTGCACAATTTGAATCACTGCCGGAAATGGAACAAGAGTACTTACTTTATGTGCGTTACACGGGAATACTGATTGATCCGTTTTCAACACCGAATGCGAAAGGGTTTTATGAGGATTTTTCAGCGGTTCCGTTTCGCCAAATTTATCAAAATCATGAAGGTATTTGGGAAATACCGCGCATGCCACATGAAGATTATTATCGCACTAAAATCATTCAAGGACTTGGGCGTGCGTTATGCATTGAAACACCGATGATTGATATGTTACTGACACGATATGAAACAATGCTTCAGAACTTTCACGAAGAACGACCGCATTTAAAAAAATCACAACAATTTTTCCCGAAAACATTTGAAAGTGATATGACTTGTATTCAGCAAGGGCTTCAAACAACTTAA
- the opp1B gene encoding nickel/cobalt ABC transporter permease: MGYSIVKRLLLTLPLLIMISFLTFALTRLSDEDPAVVILHAQEVPNITQSLIEETRAKYGLDEPFLVQYWEWLKDALQFKFGQSFVTGDDVSTRVWPAFFNTLKLTLVSSVVIITMSIILGTLTALWRGTWFDRITRSTAFILTAIPSYWLAALLIIYVSVGMNLLPTSGLTGPESYVLPVLTISLGYIGIYFRNVRSAMIQQLDQDYVLYARAMGVRYPTIVLQVIRNAMQVVVSIFCMSIPIILGGSVVIENIFAWPGMGQLSVKAVMEQDFPIIQAYVLIISVLFILLNTLADIINMWLNPKLREGN, encoded by the coding sequence ATGGGATACAGTATCGTTAAACGGTTATTACTGACCCTGCCGCTTCTAATTATGATTAGTTTTCTTACATTCGCATTGACGCGGCTGTCTGATGAAGATCCCGCTGTTGTCATTTTACATGCGCAAGAAGTCCCGAATATTACACAAAGTCTCATTGAAGAAACACGCGCGAAATACGGCCTCGATGAACCGTTTCTTGTGCAATATTGGGAATGGCTCAAAGACGCATTACAATTTAAATTTGGCCAAAGCTTTGTCACGGGTGATGATGTCAGCACCCGTGTTTGGCCAGCATTTTTTAATACTTTAAAGTTAACACTCGTTTCGAGCGTAGTGATTATAACGATGTCTATCATACTCGGTACTTTGACAGCACTTTGGCGTGGCACATGGTTTGACCGTATCACACGTAGTACGGCGTTTATATTAACGGCGATACCTTCGTATTGGTTAGCAGCATTATTAATCATTTACGTGTCAGTAGGTATGAATCTGTTGCCGACTTCAGGGCTGACAGGGCCTGAAAGTTATGTATTGCCGGTGCTGACCATTTCGTTAGGGTATATCGGGATCTACTTTAGAAATGTGAGAAGTGCGATGATTCAACAATTGGATCAAGATTATGTCTTATATGCCCGAGCGATGGGTGTACGCTATCCTACGATTGTCCTACAAGTGATTCGCAATGCGATGCAAGTCGTTGTATCGATATTTTGTATGTCAATTCCAATCATTTTAGGCGGGTCGGTGGTTATCGAAAACATTTTCGCTTGGCCAGGGATGGGGCAATTAAGTGTCAAAGCTGTGATGGAACAAGACTTTCCAATTATCCAAGCATACGTATTAATTATTTCCGTACTGTTTATTTTATTAAATACACTCGCAGATATTATTAATATGTGGCTCAATCCTAAATTAAGGGAGGGCAATTAA
- the cntA gene encoding staphylopine-dependent metal ABC transporter substrate-binding lipoprotein: MKQTFKWFILALTALVVLAACGNSKALEQKKEDKNITYATSKDIGDMNPHVYGGSMSAQGMVYESLVDNTQKGIQPLLAKSWDVSEDGKTYTFHLREGVKFHDGAPFDAEAVKKNFDAVQANKSLHSWIKLSTIMDKTEAKDAHTFVLTLKEPYNATLEELAMTRPYVFVSPKAFKNGGTKDGLKAFSGTGPYKLKDHQKDESATFERNDDYWGGKPKLKSIVAKVLPAGETSFLALQKGEVNFAFTDDRGTDNIDNEAVKKLTDSGDYQLKRSQPMNTKMIVANSGKKDSPAHDKAVRIALWQSVDQKSISDKILDKTEKPAFTLFSKNVPHANVDLKPRHFDLKEAAKTLDEAGWKQEKKGELRQKDGKKLEMKLYYDNNSNSQKQEAEFIQAKAEEIGMKLNIVGETSDKIAERRTSGNYDLLFNQTWGLQYDPQSTISAFKTDTGYKAATSGIDNKDALYQNIDDALRTQDAKEQDQKYHSILNTVHDEAIFIPISHGGMTVIAPKEFKGITFKQSQYELPFEEMDYK, from the coding sequence ATGAAACAGACATTTAAATGGTTTATTTTAGCATTAACGGCACTCGTTGTATTAGCGGCGTGTGGCAACTCCAAGGCACTAGAGCAAAAGAAAGAAGACAAAAATATTACGTATGCGACATCTAAAGATATTGGCGATATGAATCCACATGTCTATGGAGGTTCAATGTCCGCACAAGGCATGGTATACGAGTCACTTGTAGATAATACGCAAAAAGGGATTCAACCATTACTTGCGAAATCTTGGGATGTTTCTGAAGATGGTAAAACCTATACTTTTCATTTACGTGAAGGTGTGAAATTCCATGATGGCGCACCATTTGATGCGGAAGCGGTGAAAAAGAATTTTGACGCCGTTCAAGCGAACAAGTCTTTACACTCATGGATTAAACTTTCAACAATTATGGATAAAACAGAAGCGAAAGATGCACATACATTTGTATTAACGTTAAAAGAACCATACAACGCAACTTTAGAAGAGCTTGCGATGACACGTCCTTATGTTTTTGTTTCTCCTAAGGCCTTTAAAAATGGCGGGACAAAAGATGGCTTGAAAGCTTTTAGTGGTACAGGACCATACAAATTAAAAGACCATCAGAAAGATGAAAGTGCAACATTTGAACGAAACGATGATTACTGGGGCGGCAAACCTAAATTGAAAAGTATTGTTGCTAAAGTGTTACCTGCAGGGGAAACATCATTTTTAGCATTACAAAAAGGGGAAGTGAATTTTGCGTTCACTGATGACCGCGGAACAGATAATATCGATAACGAAGCCGTGAAAAAACTAACAGATTCTGGTGACTATCAATTAAAGCGTAGCCAACCGATGAATACAAAGATGATTGTTGCTAATTCTGGTAAAAAAGACAGCCCAGCTCATGACAAAGCAGTGCGTATTGCTTTATGGCAAAGTGTCGATCAAAAGAGTATTTCAGACAAAATTTTAGATAAGACAGAAAAGCCTGCGTTTACATTGTTCTCTAAAAACGTACCGCATGCGAATGTAGATTTAAAACCACGTCACTTTGATTTGAAAGAAGCGGCGAAAACGTTAGACGAAGCAGGATGGAAGCAAGAGAAAAAAGGGGAGTTACGTCAAAAAGATGGCAAAAAGTTAGAGATGAAATTATATTACGACAATAACTCTAATTCACAAAAACAAGAAGCTGAATTTATTCAAGCAAAAGCAGAAGAAATTGGTATGAAATTAAATATTGTAGGAGAAACGTCAGACAAAATTGCAGAACGTCGTACATCCGGCAATTATGATTTGTTGTTCAACCAAACATGGGGCTTACAATATGATCCACAAAGTACTATTTCAGCCTTTAAAACGGATACAGGTTACAAAGCTGCAACATCTGGAATCGACAATAAAGATGCGTTATACCAAAATATTGATGATGCATTAAGAACACAAGATGCGAAAGAGCAAGATCAAAAATATCACAGCATTTTGAATACAGTTCACGACGAAGCGATTTTTATTCCGATTTCTCATGGTGGTATGACAGTGATTGCACCTAAAGAATTTAAAGGTATTACATTTAAACAATCTCAATATGAATTACCATTTGAAGAAATGGATTACAAATAA
- the cntC gene encoding staphylopine uptake ABC transporter permease subunit CntC: MVVLQRLWQDRGAKIALFIIGLYLLLGICASLITPYTPTAVNIQNKFAGMSFAHWLGTDHLGRDILTRLIYAIRPSLMLVLAALLCAVVIGMILGFIAGYFGRWIDTILMRACDVMLSFPTYVMTLALIGVLGIGLESIFVAFIITRWAWFCRIIRTSVMQYRDSDDVKFARAIGLSHTRIIMTHILPLTLADIAVISSSSMVSMILQISGFSFIGLGVKAPTAEWGMMMNEARKVMFSHPELMFAPGIAIIIIVLAFNFLSDAIQIAVDPKLSQQQVRQRVKRGVMS, encoded by the coding sequence ATGGTAGTCCTTCAACGTTTATGGCAAGACCGAGGTGCAAAAATAGCACTCTTTATTATAGGATTGTATTTATTATTAGGTATCTGTGCGTCACTGATAACGCCATATACCCCTACCGCCGTCAATATTCAGAATAAATTTGCCGGTATGTCTTTTGCGCATTGGCTAGGGACGGATCATTTAGGGCGTGACATTTTGACACGACTCATTTATGCGATTCGTCCAAGTTTAATGTTAGTATTAGCGGCACTTTTATGTGCGGTTGTCATTGGGATGATCTTAGGCTTTATTGCCGGCTATTTTGGTCGATGGATTGATACGATTTTAATGCGCGCTTGTGACGTCATGTTATCGTTTCCAACCTATGTGATGACGCTCGCATTAATTGGTGTATTAGGTATCGGCTTGGAAAGTATATTTGTCGCGTTTATCATTACGCGGTGGGCATGGTTTTGCCGAATCATCCGAACGAGTGTGATGCAGTATCGTGACTCAGATGACGTTAAATTTGCGCGTGCTATTGGTTTATCACATACGCGCATCATTATGACGCATATTTTACCGTTAACGCTAGCAGATATTGCGGTGATTTCGTCAAGTTCTATGGTATCGATGATTCTACAAATTTCTGGATTTTCTTTTATTGGTCTTGGTGTCAAAGCCCCAACAGCAGAGTGGGGGATGATGATGAATGAAGCACGCAAAGTGATGTTCAGTCATCCAGAATTGATGTTTGCGCCGGGGATTGCGATTATTATTATCGTCCTCGCATTTAATTTCTTATCTGATGCTATTCAAATTGCCGTTGATCCAAAATTATCACAACAACAAGTAAGGCAGCGTGTGAAACGTGGGGTGATGTCATGA
- the cntL gene encoding staphylopine biosynthesis enzyme CntL, translating to MIQNIQLETEMELELATFYRNFVDHYQKVALNFESISELEREIDVFSQYILNESNALRFHHWQAKERQTPNIVPALADITAKCVKLMEVLRAKRHILGEATETTYFQNIEHCIQEEFGQFQITSDDTVLLVGSGAFPMTPIQIAKETGASVIGIDIDAEAIAYGRKVVADLAPEASIELHQATVDQLPQIKDVTHVIFSSTVPIKYDILEDLYTLTGPNTVVAMRYGNDLKAIFNYPKRDTDAKQWVCVDEVIQPNQIFDIALYQKADVARGVGS from the coding sequence ATGATACAAAATATCCAACTTGAGACAGAAATGGAACTAGAACTCGCAACGTTTTATCGGAATTTTGTTGACCACTATCAAAAAGTGGCCCTTAATTTTGAATCAATCTCAGAGTTAGAGCGTGAGATAGACGTGTTCAGTCAATACATACTTAACGAAAGTAATGCGTTACGTTTTCATCATTGGCAAGCAAAAGAGAGACAAACGCCGAATATTGTGCCGGCATTGGCTGATATTACAGCGAAATGCGTGAAATTAATGGAAGTGCTTCGCGCAAAACGCCACATTCTAGGCGAGGCGACAGAAACGACGTATTTTCAAAATATTGAGCATTGTATTCAGGAAGAATTTGGTCAATTTCAAATTACTTCTGATGATACGGTGTTATTAGTCGGCTCTGGGGCGTTTCCGATGACACCGATTCAAATTGCGAAAGAAACCGGTGCGTCTGTTATCGGAATTGATATTGATGCAGAGGCTATCGCGTATGGGCGCAAAGTGGTGGCAGATTTGGCACCAGAGGCCTCAATTGAATTGCATCAAGCTACGGTCGATCAGTTGCCTCAAATTAAAGACGTTACGCATGTCATTTTCAGTTCAACGGTCCCTATTAAATATGACATTTTAGAAGATTTGTATACGTTGACTGGACCTAATACAGTTGTGGCGATGCGTTACGGTAATGATTTAAAAGCGATATTTAATTATCCTAAACGTGATACTGACGCTAAACAATGGGTGTGTGTCGATGAGGTAATTCAGCCTAATCAAATTTTTGATATTGCGCTTTACCAAAAAGCAGATGTTGCAAGAGGTGTCGGCTCATGA
- a CDS encoding coagulase domain-containing protein — MRENPYTSKAKDLNGHRSHKDQVKVYIESLEDLIQYLSLNVHAGYDEPEYKEAYEVYQKKFMAEMEALNKFKLEQDEINKKEGYWYGGIWYPTKVSNTTYGLTYERYKEIFESLLENRKEFAAKAREIQESHNDLRRFSKTEKYDAGWEINQLENKILMIGRTFTKKVDAVQNMYNKLDVVVGISDYDRDYNAPRNKRMLEKMKEDLETIIDQFFEEAELARPNYIPILTESNGDNKEIRNQLRQDANAAKNDARLVDPGVKIRADKVKKAQEEAKAERIKRAQKAKASKTSKSIKSKEQKTYKYKQLKKRSESNIQEPTTKSSVSTHVASSNKASSIISNQQKPANDNKLSGTTNQNKKLKGMSGESNNFTVTHNSKPSGQSKGNSNFIEYSQDIAPKNNELNQQNPTTNAPVVKETITESNVVDIDQSSFYEKSGYKYGYSESDTSGYTERDKRAIRRNHVREAEELVNKYVNSHAYQDRVAAQAKVKTLSPEQQKRLNQQIDKIYNGQ, encoded by the coding sequence GTGAGAGAGAATCCATATACGTCAAAAGCTAAAGATTTAAACGGACATAGAAGTCATAAGGATCAAGTTAAAGTTTATATTGAAAGTCTAGAGGATTTAATACAATATTTATCATTAAACGTACATGCTGGCTATGATGAACCTGAATATAAGGAAGCTTATGAGGTTTATCAAAAGAAATTCATGGCAGAAATGGAAGCTTTAAATAAATTTAAACTAGAACAAGATGAAATAAATAAAAAAGAGGGGTACTGGTATGGTGGAATTTGGTATCCTACAAAAGTTTCAAATACTACTTACGGACTAACATATGAAAGATATAAAGAAATATTTGAATCACTATTAGAAAACAGAAAAGAGTTTGCAGCAAAAGCAAGAGAAATACAAGAATCTCACAATGACTTAAGACGATTTAGCAAAACAGAAAAATATGATGCGGGTTGGGAAATTAATCAATTAGAAAATAAAATTCTAATGATTGGTAGAACGTTTACAAAGAAAGTAGATGCGGTTCAGAACATGTATAATAAACTAGATGTTGTAGTTGGAATCTCTGATTATGATAGAGATTACAATGCGCCTAGAAATAAAAGAATGTTAGAAAAAATGAAAGAAGATTTAGAAACAATCATTGATCAATTTTTTGAAGAGGCAGAATTAGCTCGACCGAATTATATACCAATTTTAACAGAATCAAATGGTGACAATAAAGAAATTAGAAATCAACTTAGACAAGATGCAAATGCTGCAAAAAATGATGCTCGATTAGTAGATCCTGGTGTGAAAATAAGAGCTGATAAAGTTAAAAAAGCACAAGAAGAAGCTAAAGCAGAAAGAATTAAGAGAGCTCAAAAAGCAAAAGCATCTAAAACATCAAAATCAATAAAAAGTAAAGAACAAAAAACTTATAAATATAAGCAACTAAAGAAACGTTCAGAATCAAACATCCAAGAACCTACTACGAAATCTTCTGTTTCTACACATGTTGCATCTAGCAACAAGGCTTCATCTATTATTTCAAATCAACAGAAACCAGCAAATGATAATAAATTAAGTGGAACAACTAATCAAAATAAAAAGTTAAAAGGTATGAGTGGTGAATCAAATAATTTTACTGTTACGCATAACTCTAAACCATCTGGCCAATCAAAAGGTAACTCTAATTTTATCGAGTACTCACAAGATATTGCACCAAAGAATAATGAATTGAATCAACAAAATCCAACAACAAATGCACCAGTAGTAAAAGAAACGATAACAGAATCAAACGTTGTAGATATTGATCAATCTTCATTCTATGAAAAATCAGGGTATAAATACGGCTATAGTGAAAGTGATACATCTGGTTACACAGAACGAGACAAACGTGCAATTCGTCGTAATCATGTAAGAGAAGCTGAAGAATTAGTAAATAAATACGTTAACTCGCATGCTTATCAAGATCGTGTTGCTGCACAAGCAAAAGTAAAAACATTAAGTCCTGAACAACAAAAACGGTTAAATCAACAAATCGACAAAATTTATAATGGTCAATAA